In Corynebacterium matruchotii, a single genomic region encodes these proteins:
- a CDS encoding MFS transporter, whose amino-acid sequence MTIIGGKKHLVWRLLCSDFLSNLATSLAAKIISLWFVLAVFGEERSVPWVSGFLTVIAVAQLLAGLFTGAVSDRHDPIATMTMACLVRAVASAGIIAILVFCPTGGLAAVLAVIALAVIEAMCDTAYLPAAASVSHRLADGQELVRLLGWLRFFALLGSMAGPILAGIGADRGWFAGTMALETVALLVAALILAPIRHSMSRQTAGLAEGFWLAWKAGLRAMVGSESYRVMLPFAILEAVSSSALSMVAIYFFTATLHVSATWYGVWNALVAAGYAIGYLAAPWLSERMRFFKLLALSNLAVSLLLAIISVTDSALVAVVVGFSFATSQGVLNPPFQTIFVQAVPSEKVGQAMSVFISVVGAVGALAVPLWGVVADTLARHQPTTGIDPYRTILLIIVAVHAAMVVCALTNRRVRAISID is encoded by the coding sequence ATGACCATAATTGGCGGTAAAAAGCATCTGGTGTGGCGACTCCTCTGCAGCGACTTCCTGTCTAACCTGGCCACATCGCTGGCGGCGAAGATCATTAGCCTGTGGTTCGTTCTTGCGGTGTTTGGCGAGGAACGTTCCGTGCCGTGGGTGAGCGGGTTCCTGACCGTCATCGCGGTTGCCCAGCTGCTCGCCGGGCTGTTCACGGGCGCGGTGTCGGACCGCCACGACCCGATAGCCACTATGACCATGGCATGCCTGGTGCGGGCGGTTGCGAGCGCCGGGATTATTGCGATCCTGGTCTTCTGCCCGACCGGGGGTTTGGCGGCCGTTCTAGCGGTCATTGCCCTTGCCGTCATCGAGGCCATGTGTGACACAGCCTATTTGCCGGCCGCCGCGTCGGTTTCCCACCGATTGGCGGACGGCCAGGAGCTTGTGCGGCTGCTCGGCTGGTTGCGGTTTTTCGCCTTGCTGGGGTCCATGGCGGGGCCAATTTTGGCTGGTATTGGTGCTGATCGGGGTTGGTTTGCCGGCACCATGGCGCTGGAAACCGTGGCATTGCTCGTGGCGGCGCTGATTCTCGCGCCCATTCGCCACAGTATGAGCCGACAAACCGCCGGGCTCGCTGAGGGGTTTTGGCTCGCGTGGAAAGCCGGGCTCCGCGCCATGGTCGGTTCGGAAAGCTACCGGGTGATGCTGCCCTTTGCGATCCTGGAGGCTGTCAGTTCGTCGGCGTTGAGCATGGTGGCCATTTATTTTTTCACCGCCACGCTGCATGTTTCGGCCACCTGGTATGGGGTGTGGAATGCCCTGGTTGCCGCTGGTTATGCGATAGGCTACCTCGCCGCCCCGTGGTTGTCGGAGCGCATGAGGTTCTTCAAGCTCCTGGCGCTCAGTAATCTTGCGGTCAGTCTCCTCCTAGCCATCATTTCGGTGACGGATTCCGCCCTGGTTGCCGTGGTTGTCGGTTTTAGCTTTGCGACGAGCCAAGGGGTGCTCAACCCACCATTCCAAACAATCTTCGTCCAGGCTGTTCCATCCGAAAAGGTCGGCCAGGCAATGTCGGTGTTCATCAGTGTTGTCGGTGCGGTGGGCGCCTTGGCCGTTCCCCTCTGGGGTGTGGTTGCCGACACGCTTGCTCGGCACCAGCCCACAACAGGGATCGATCCATATCGAACCATCCTGCTCATCATTGTCGCAGTGCACGCCGCCATGGTGGTATGCGCCCTGACGAACCGGCGTGTGCGCGCCATCAGCATTGATTGA
- a CDS encoding GtrA family protein, whose translation MTATPPGTPTTSASMPSESPEQPTQPASSASPQPAQQSQSDGSLRTQLVRFIAVGVVCAVIDYGTTLLLDYVLGVPRGWAKAVGWVAGTTSAYFMNAKWTFNSKTSAKATVAVAILYLSTFAVQNILYKVVPMPLHSFELPKFVVDTISFVIAQGVATVTNFVMQRAFIFKQR comes from the coding sequence ATGACAGCAACCCCACCAGGCACTCCTACCACTTCAGCATCCATGCCTTCCGAATCGCCCGAACAGCCTACGCAACCAGCATCGTCGGCATCGCCGCAGCCGGCACAGCAGTCCCAGTCCGATGGTTCGCTGCGCACCCAGCTTGTCCGGTTCATTGCGGTGGGCGTGGTGTGCGCCGTTATCGACTACGGCACAACCTTGCTACTGGACTATGTGTTGGGGGTGCCCCGGGGGTGGGCTAAAGCCGTGGGGTGGGTTGCTGGCACCACATCGGCCTATTTTATGAATGCAAAATGGACGTTCAATTCGAAAACTTCTGCGAAGGCAACCGTGGCCGTGGCCATCCTGTACCTGTCCACGTTTGCCGTTCAAAACATTCTGTACAAGGTGGTGCCGATGCCGCTGCACTCCTTCGAGCTGCCCAAGTTCGTCGTGGACACGATTTCCTTCGTCATCGCCCAAGGCGTGGCTACCGTGACGAACTTTGTCATGCAGCGGGCATTTATTTTTAAACAACGCTAG
- a CDS encoding glycosyltransferase, giving the protein MILSATDKVAAVVVTHNRVELLRSSLEVVAQQSRPVHWIIVVDNGADPAVEKLLAEIAGDRGIYLPSKTNLGGAGGFAYGFLVALAQGADAVWCADDDGRPEGPDVLATLQDCAVRHNLAEVSPVVCNLDNPDRLAFPLRRGLEWRRLRSELTDPRGTEVGDTANNLGDDLLPGIASLFNGALISTRAMEVIGIPDYRLFIRGDEVEYHRRLHRSGLPFGTCLTTAYLHPDGSEEFRPILGGKMHTQYPENPGKRFFTYRNRGYLMNQPGMRRLLPQEYARFGWFFLVQQKDPKGFWEWLKLHRLGRKERFFRP; this is encoded by the coding sequence ATGATTCTTTCCGCCACCGATAAAGTCGCCGCTGTTGTTGTCACCCATAACCGGGTAGAACTCTTGAGATCCTCCCTGGAAGTGGTAGCGCAACAAAGCCGACCAGTGCACTGGATTATTGTGGTGGACAACGGCGCCGACCCGGCCGTCGAAAAGCTCCTTGCTGAGATCGCCGGCGACCGGGGCATATATCTGCCCAGCAAAACCAACCTTGGTGGCGCTGGCGGATTCGCATACGGATTCCTGGTTGCGCTCGCACAGGGCGCCGACGCCGTATGGTGCGCCGACGACGACGGCCGGCCCGAAGGCCCCGACGTGCTCGCCACCCTCCAGGACTGCGCGGTCCGACACAACCTGGCCGAGGTGTCGCCCGTAGTCTGTAACCTCGACAACCCCGACCGCCTTGCGTTCCCACTCCGCCGGGGGCTGGAATGGCGCCGCCTCCGCAGCGAACTCACCGACCCGCGCGGCACCGAAGTCGGCGACACTGCCAACAACCTGGGCGACGACCTCCTCCCCGGCATCGCCTCCCTCTTCAACGGGGCCCTCATCTCCACGCGAGCCATGGAGGTTATCGGCATCCCCGACTATCGACTGTTCATTAGGGGTGACGAGGTGGAATACCACCGACGATTACACCGATCCGGACTTCCCTTCGGCACCTGCCTCACCACTGCCTACCTGCACCCGGACGGGTCCGAAGAATTCCGGCCCATCCTCGGCGGGAAAATGCACACCCAATACCCGGAGAATCCCGGAAAACGATTCTTCACCTACCGAAACCGTGGCTACCTCATGAACCAGCCCGGCATGCGCCGCCTCCTGCCGCAAGAATATGCCCGATTCGGCTGGTTTTTCCTGGTGCAGCAAAAAGACCCCAAAGGTTTCTGGGAATGGCTGAAACTCCACCGGTTAGGCCGCAAAGAGCGATTCTTCCGGCCATAA